AACTTTGCGCGGCGCGATCCGGCCGCTGCTGCACGTCGAGCACCTGTTTTTGGTCGTGCGGGCAACGGACGACGGCGGCGCGCAGGCGTTCATCCGCAACCCGGAGCACAACGCCGGCGCGGGCGTCGGCCTGCGAACCGTCGTTCGCGAGGGTGCGCGCCTGCGGCTCACGCGGCCCGGCAAACCGGATCTCTCCGGCCTCTATGACGCTCGCAGCGGGATGCTGACGCTCACGCTGCAGCTGGACGGCGTGACGTCGGCGTGGACGTTCACCCGCGCGACGGCGGCCGGCGCGGCGGCGTTCTACGCGCGCCCGGGCGTCCACGACTACCTGTATCGCCAACCGCGCGAGGACGGCGACGGCTGGCAAACTGCCTCGCTTGCCGCCGTCGGGCTGAACCAAACGAAGATCGCCGCCGTGATGAACGAGATACTGCGCGGCGGAACGCCGTCGCTGCGCGCGCCCTACATCCAAAGTGTCGTTATCGCGCGGCACGGCAAGCTGGTGCTCGACGAGTACTTCTACGGCTTCGGCGCCGATCGGCCGCACGACGTGCGCTCCGCCGGCAAGAGCGTTACGACGCTTCTCGTCGGCCGTGCGATTCAGGACGGCGCCCCGCTCGCGCCGCAGACTCCGGTCTACCCGCTCTTCCCCGAGTACGCGCCGTTCGCACATGATGATCCGCGCAAGGCGTCGATCACCGTGGAGCATCTGATGACGATGTCCGCCGGCTACGCCTGCGACGATAACGGCGACAACTGGGCCGGCGAGGACGCGATGCAGTCGCAGACGGCGCAGCCCCGACTGGTACAAGTGGACGCTCGATTTGCCGATGGCGTTCGACCCCGGCACGAAAGCGTACTACTGCAGCCCGGAGATCAACCTGCTCGGCGCGGTCGTGCAGAAGACCACGCGCGCGTGGCTGCCGGATTACTTCGCGAAGAAGTTTGCGGTGCCGATGCAGTTCGGGCGCTACGCGATGTGGCTCACCGAACCGCCGACCGACACTGCCTACATGGCCGGCGGCGACTACTTCCGCGCGCGCGACTTCCTCAAGTTCGGACAGCTCTTTCTGGACGGCGGCCGCTGGCACGGCGTCCCGATCATCGACGCGCGCTGGCTCGAGGAGTCGGCGAAGCCGCGCACCGCGATCGAGGGCGAGATCGGGCGGTACGGCTACGGCTGGCACGTCTTCGACGCGACGATCGGCGGGCGCACGTACCGGGCGATCAACGCCGGCGGCAACGGCGGCCAGCTCTTGACCGTGATCCCCGAGCTCGACCTCGCGATCATGATCACGGCCGGAAACTACGGCCAGTACCCGGTGTGGTCGAAGTTCATCGAGCGAACGATCCCCGACTTGGCGGCCGCCGCCGTGCCGGACAGCTGACGAGGGACCAACCCGAACAGGCCATTCACGCGCGCGGCC
The Candidatus Eremiobacterota bacterium genome window above contains:
- a CDS encoding ATP-binding cassette domain-containing protein → MIAAVIFTAPPSLAAPTAVPAGSTTGPSRADALAGVWASERRFGPAVSGGDVVLERQGAVWTGRTGALRGRLAPGAFGALRFAFAGGSELRVREPAGGAVAQWLQPKTADGEPRYASPVRLRAAGGGTLRGAIRPLLHVEHLFLVVRATDDGGAQAFIRNPEHNAGAGVGLRTVVREGARLRLTRPGKPDLSGLYDARSGMLTLTLQLDGVTSAWTFTRATAAGAAAFYARPGVHDYLYRQPREDGDGWQTASLAAVGLNQTKIAAVMNEILRGGTPSLRAPYIQSVVIARHGKLVLDEYFYGFGADRPHDVRSAGKSVTTLLVGRAIQDGAPLAPQTPVYPLFPEYAPFAHDDPRKASITVEHLMTMSAGYACDDNGDNWAGEDAMQSQTAQPRLVQVDARFADGVRPRHESVLLQPGDQPARRGRAEDHARVAAGLLREEVCGADAVRALRDVAHRTADRHCLHGRRRLLPRARLPQVRTALSGRRPLARRPDHRRALARGVGEAAHRDRGRDRAVRLRLARLRRDDRRAHVPGDQRRRQRRPALDRDPRARPRDHDHGRKLRPVPGVVEVHRANDPRLGGRRRAGQLTRDQPEQAIHARGPEYVCVQYVYTMYRVGKTVPPKRQILKDISLSFLPGAKIGILGLNGAGKSTVLRIMAGVDTDIDGEAIPMPNISIGYLPQEPKLDPERTVRETVEEALSGLTAARARLDEIYAAYGDP